The Exiguobacterium aurantiacum DSM 6208 genome includes a window with the following:
- a CDS encoding MDR family MFS transporter, translated as MNMRQIHPLTLGVLFGTFFARLSTFFVMPFFAIYLATLGFSASVIGTVFAVSAMSGLFMSFFGGTLSDRHGRKQLMLIGIGLNALTFTGFALATELVWFYVFSVLMGVSRSFLEPASRALISDTTKPEQRVIVYNVRYFLINIAAAIGPLLAVVLSLTGAKSAFFVVTGVYVFYGLVISGLFKKYPFEESDGIKVRPRLTETFRVLKEDKTFRFVIIGMIFAIIGYSQFNSTLPQFIAFHDGFSDGSRLFAYLLTVNAITVLVVQYPIMKFGIRVSPIKSLFFGVATLSIGLLLIGFATETWVLFVAMVIFTIGEVLMFTMTDVLTDELAPEHLRGTYFGAMGLTALGQSVGPIIGGLLLDGFNNAGLPVFAILSIVTAFGAFFFMGALTERKASLALIEEKAG; from the coding sequence ATGAACATGAGACAGATTCATCCGCTGACGCTAGGCGTCTTGTTCGGTACGTTCTTTGCTCGGCTGTCGACGTTTTTCGTCATGCCATTTTTTGCGATTTATCTCGCGACGCTCGGTTTCTCGGCGAGCGTCATCGGGACGGTGTTCGCCGTCTCGGCCATGTCCGGTCTATTTATGAGTTTTTTCGGCGGGACGCTGTCGGACCGGCACGGGCGCAAACAGCTCATGCTCATCGGCATCGGGTTGAACGCGCTCACGTTCACGGGCTTCGCGCTCGCGACCGAACTCGTCTGGTTTTACGTGTTCTCCGTCTTGATGGGGGTATCGCGCTCGTTCCTTGAACCGGCATCCCGGGCACTCATCAGCGATACGACGAAACCGGAGCAACGCGTCATCGTCTACAACGTACGCTATTTTCTCATCAATATTGCCGCCGCGATCGGACCGTTGCTCGCGGTCGTCTTATCGCTCACCGGGGCGAAGAGCGCGTTCTTCGTCGTGACCGGTGTGTACGTGTTTTATGGACTCGTCATCTCAGGATTGTTTAAAAAGTATCCGTTCGAAGAAAGCGACGGCATCAAAGTACGGCCGCGCTTGACCGAGACGTTCCGTGTCTTGAAAGAAGACAAGACGTTCCGCTTCGTCATCATCGGGATGATTTTCGCCATCATCGGCTACAGTCAGTTCAACTCGACGTTGCCGCAGTTCATCGCGTTCCATGACGGCTTCAGTGACGGGTCGCGCCTGTTTGCGTATTTGTTGACAGTCAACGCGATCACCGTACTCGTCGTTCAGTATCCGATTATGAAGTTCGGCATTCGCGTCTCGCCGATCAAGTCGCTCTTTTTCGGGGTCGCGACGTTGTCGATCGGGCTGTTATTGATCGGGTTTGCGACTGAGACGTGGGTGCTCTTCGTCGCGATGGTCATCTTCACGATCGGGGAAGTACTCATGTTCACGATGACGGACGTATTGACCGACGAGCTCGCGCCGGAACATTTGCGGGGGACGTATTTCGGGGCGATGGGATTGACCGCGCTCGGCCAGTCGGTCGGACCAATCATCGGCGGGTTGCTGCTTGATGGGTTTAATAATGCCGGGTTGCCTGTTTTTGCAATTTTATCCATCGTGACGGCGTTCGGAGCCTTCTTCTTTATGGGGGCATTGACGGAAAGAAAGGCGAGTTTGGCGTTGATTGAGGAAAAAGCTGGGTAA
- the gcvH gene encoding glycine cleavage system protein GcvH: MSKVPANLRYSKEHEWVEVNGSVARIGITDFAQSELGDIVFVELPEIGGTILIDEPFGSVESVKTVSELYAPISGKITAVNESLADSPELVNEAPFEGAWMIEVELNDASDVDKLMSAEEYEAMIQG, from the coding sequence ATGAGCAAAGTACCTGCCAATTTACGTTATTCAAAAGAACACGAATGGGTTGAAGTGAACGGAAGTGTGGCCCGCATCGGGATCACAGATTTCGCACAAAGCGAACTCGGGGACATCGTGTTCGTCGAACTTCCTGAAATCGGGGGCACGATCCTAATCGATGAGCCGTTCGGATCGGTCGAGTCGGTCAAGACGGTCTCAGAGCTTTACGCACCAATCTCTGGGAAAATCACAGCGGTGAACGAATCACTCGCCGATTCACCAGAACTCGTCAACGAAGCACCGTTCGAAGGCGCTTGGATGATTGAAGTCGAATTGAATGACGCATCAGACGTCGACAAGCTCATGTCGGCCGAAGAATATGAAGCGATGATTCAAGGCTAA
- a CDS encoding methionine ABC transporter permease: MFPNVDWEIMLEETWQTIYMTLVAGGATFAFGLALGMILYVTNEPLMMKNRTIYTVVSAFVNVFRSIPFIILIILLIPFTKIVVGTILGSTAALPALIIGAAPFYARMVELALREIDRGVIEAAESMGATKWQIIYKVLFPEALPAIVSGITVTLVAIVGYTAMAGVVGGGGLGNLAFLDGFQRSRNDVTFVATVLILVIVFVIQFIGDRLVTRIDKRSA; the protein is encoded by the coding sequence ATGTTTCCTAACGTAGACTGGGAAATCATGCTCGAGGAGACGTGGCAGACGATTTATATGACGCTCGTCGCCGGTGGCGCGACGTTCGCCTTCGGTCTCGCACTCGGGATGATCCTTTATGTGACGAACGAGCCGCTCATGATGAAGAATCGGACGATTTACACGGTCGTCAGTGCGTTCGTCAACGTCTTCCGCTCGATCCCGTTCATTATTTTGATCATCTTGCTCATCCCGTTCACGAAGATCGTCGTCGGGACGATTCTCGGTTCGACGGCGGCGCTCCCGGCGCTCATTATCGGGGCGGCCCCGTTCTATGCCCGGATGGTCGAACTCGCACTTCGTGAGATTGACCGTGGTGTCATCGAGGCGGCCGAATCGATGGGTGCGACGAAATGGCAAATCATCTATAAAGTGTTGTTCCCTGAGGCACTCCCGGCCATCGTGTCGGGGATCACGGTCACACTCGTCGCGATCGTCGGTTATACGGCGATGGCAGGTGTCGTCGGCGGGGGAGGCCTCGGTAACTTGGCGTTCCTTGACGGGTTCCAACGTTCACGCAACGACGTGACGTTCGTCGCGACCGTCCTCATCTTAGTCATCGTCTTCGTCATCCAGTTCATCGGAGACCGGCTTGTCACAAGAATTGATAAGCGTTCAGCTTAA
- the sufC gene encoding Fe-S cluster assembly ATPase SufC has protein sequence MKIDDLRVSIEGKEIVKGLNLEIKGGEIHAIMGPNGTGKSTLASALMGHPLYEVTGGSVDLNGEDVLEMEVDERAQAGMFLAMQYPAEISGVTNADFLRSAINSRREEGQEISLMKFIRELDAKMDVLEIPSEMAHRYLNEGFSGGEKKRNEILQMMMIKPKIAILDEIDSGLDIDALKVVATGVNEMRSEEFGCLIITHYQRLLNYIEPDFVHIMMDGKIVMSGGKELAQRLEAEGYDWVKQDLGMTVDTEA, from the coding sequence ATGAAAATTGATGACCTCCGCGTCTCAATCGAAGGAAAAGAGATCGTCAAAGGTCTGAATCTTGAAATTAAAGGTGGCGAAATTCACGCCATCATGGGTCCAAACGGAACGGGTAAATCAACACTCGCTTCTGCACTTATGGGACATCCATTGTATGAAGTAACAGGCGGAAGCGTCGATTTGAACGGCGAAGACGTCCTTGAGATGGAAGTCGACGAGCGCGCGCAGGCGGGAATGTTCCTCGCGATGCAATATCCTGCTGAAATCAGCGGTGTCACGAACGCCGACTTCTTGCGTTCAGCGATCAACTCGCGCCGTGAAGAAGGTCAAGAAATCTCGCTCATGAAGTTCATCCGTGAACTCGATGCGAAGATGGACGTTCTCGAAATCCCTTCAGAGATGGCACACCGCTATTTGAACGAAGGTTTCTCAGGTGGAGAAAAGAAACGTAACGAGATTCTTCAAATGATGATGATCAAACCGAAGATCGCCATCCTTGATGAGATCGACTCAGGTCTTGACATCGATGCACTCAAAGTCGTCGCAACAGGCGTCAACGAGATGCGCTCAGAAGAGTTCGGCTGCTTGATTATCACGCACTATCAGCGTCTCCTCAACTATATCGAGCCGGACTTCGTCCACATCATGATGGACGGAAAAATCGTCATGTCTGGCGGCAAAGAGCTCGCACAGCGACTCGAGGCAGAAGGTTACGACTGGGTGAAACAAGATCTCGGAATGACAGTAGACACAGAAGCGTAA
- a CDS encoding thioredoxin family protein, whose translation MCGTCAVAERMLAVVEAVDPTLEIEKHDANFIPNELEAYQVMSVPALLKLEDGQVRDRLYAFQNVQHVLSFVK comes from the coding sequence ATGTGTGGAACATGCGCCGTGGCCGAGCGGATGCTCGCGGTCGTCGAGGCGGTCGACCCGACACTCGAGATTGAAAAGCACGATGCCAACTTTATCCCGAACGAGTTAGAAGCGTACCAAGTGATGAGTGTACCGGCGCTGTTGAAGCTTGAAGACGGCCAAGTCCGAGACCGATTGTACGCGTTTCAAAACGTGCAGCACGTCCTATCTTTCGTCAAGTAA
- a CDS encoding arsenate reductase family protein, whose protein sequence is MVTIYGYPPCSTCKKAEKWLKENGIDYTYVHIVEATPAKEELAELWKQSGLPLKKFFNTSGQVYRNEGIKDKLPNLSEDEQLDLLASNGMLLKRPIVTDGEKSTVGFSEKSFTDVWG, encoded by the coding sequence ATGGTGACAATATACGGCTATCCGCCGTGCAGCACGTGCAAGAAGGCAGAGAAATGGTTGAAGGAGAACGGCATCGACTATACATACGTCCATATCGTCGAGGCGACGCCGGCGAAAGAAGAGTTGGCCGAACTGTGGAAGCAGTCAGGCCTGCCGCTCAAAAAGTTCTTCAACACGAGCGGGCAAGTGTATCGGAATGAAGGCATAAAAGACAAACTGCCAAACTTGTCAGAAGACGAACAACTCGACCTCCTCGCTAGCAATGGTATGCTTTTAAAGCGTCCGATCGTGACGGACGGGGAAAAATCGACGGTCGGTTTTTCAGAAAAGTCGTTTACAGACGTTTGGGGCTAA
- a CDS encoding PTS transporter subunit IIC → MTEERLTGKQFLMNVLNGLSLAILIALIPSALLGELTKAILPYFPSLQFILDATTIAMRLLPVIIGVAVAMQFGRTALEAGTIGIATHVGSGAIRIEEGAFLMAGIGDVITAGVTAALATYLVMQLAPRLKTYTVLVLPMTVIVVAGGIGSFLLTYISQITTYVGTIIMTMTELQPVVMGILIAMAFSLIIVSPISTVGIATAISLSGVAAGAANLGVVAAGFGLAIAGWQMNATGTSIAHFLGSPKIQMANFIRRPIMMLPVLANAAILGALAGILRIEGTPISAGFGVSGLIGPINALHLMPGGFALFNVLLVIVLFGLIPIALGVFFFKLFNRTPLIRPEHYRLDFE, encoded by the coding sequence ATGACGGAAGAACGACTTACCGGAAAACAGTTTTTGATGAACGTATTGAACGGACTCAGCCTTGCCATTTTGATCGCCCTCATTCCGAGCGCATTGCTCGGTGAATTGACGAAAGCCATCTTGCCGTATTTTCCGTCGCTTCAGTTCATCTTAGACGCGACGACGATTGCGATGCGCCTTCTCCCCGTCATCATCGGTGTCGCCGTCGCCATGCAGTTCGGACGCACGGCGCTCGAGGCCGGAACGATCGGGATCGCGACACACGTCGGCAGTGGCGCCATCCGCATCGAAGAAGGAGCCTTCCTCATGGCTGGTATCGGTGACGTCATCACAGCCGGTGTCACGGCAGCGCTTGCGACGTATCTCGTCATGCAGCTCGCACCGCGCTTGAAGACATACACGGTACTCGTCTTGCCGATGACGGTCATCGTCGTCGCCGGAGGCATCGGCTCGTTCCTGCTCACGTACATCTCACAGATCACGACGTACGTCGGGACGATCATCATGACGATGACCGAACTCCAACCGGTCGTCATGGGTATCTTGATCGCGATGGCGTTCTCACTCATCATCGTCTCCCCGATCTCGACGGTCGGGATCGCGACGGCGATCAGTCTATCCGGCGTCGCGGCCGGCGCAGCCAACCTCGGTGTCGTCGCGGCCGGTTTCGGGCTCGCCATCGCCGGATGGCAGATGAATGCGACCGGCACGTCGATCGCCCACTTCCTCGGGTCACCGAAAATCCAGATGGCGAACTTCATCCGTCGTCCCATCATGATGCTGCCGGTGCTCGCGAACGCGGCCATCCTCGGAGCGCTCGCCGGTATCCTCCGCATTGAAGGCACCCCGATCAGTGCCGGGTTCGGTGTCTCGGGGCTCATCGGACCGATCAACGCGTTGCACTTGATGCCAGGCGGCTTCGCGCTCTTCAACGTCTTGCTCGTCATCGTCTTGTTCGGTCTCATCCCGATCGCGCTCGGTGTCTTCTTCTTCAAATTGTTCAACCGGACGCCGCTCATCCGCCCGGAACATTATCGCCTCGATTTCGAATGA
- a CDS encoding methionine ABC transporter ATP-binding protein produces MIQLRNVAKWFDTKNGRVHAVDDVSLTIESGEIFGIIGYSGAGKSTLIRLLNRLESPSSGSIEVAGSELTKLSPKELRGVRKNVSMVFQHFNLLWSRTVAENISFPLELIGVPASERKRRVEELVDLVGLTGREDSYPSQLSGGQKQRVGIARALATNPEVLLCDEATSALDPKTTDSILELLVSINKKLGLTIVLITHEMHVIQKICHRVAVMEAGKVVEIGQVADVFQHPEQPITKEFVKQIGAVDDMSLTFEHLKARYPSGQIVKLKFLNETAEQPILSDVLKTHDIGFNIIGGNVTQSQVGALGTLFIQLIGEPAEVERAIASIRSQAVEVEVENDVS; encoded by the coding sequence TTGATTCAACTACGCAATGTGGCCAAATGGTTCGACACGAAGAACGGTCGAGTCCATGCGGTCGATGATGTGTCGCTTACAATCGAAAGCGGCGAAATTTTTGGAATAATCGGATATTCAGGGGCAGGGAAGTCGACGCTCATTCGACTCCTCAACCGTCTCGAGTCGCCATCGAGCGGCTCGATCGAGGTGGCAGGGAGCGAACTCACGAAGCTGAGCCCGAAAGAGTTACGCGGGGTACGTAAAAACGTCTCGATGGTGTTTCAGCACTTCAATCTTCTCTGGTCGCGCACGGTCGCTGAGAACATCAGCTTCCCGCTCGAGCTGATTGGTGTACCGGCTAGCGAGCGCAAGCGCCGCGTCGAAGAACTCGTCGATCTCGTCGGATTGACGGGACGAGAAGACAGCTATCCGTCCCAACTGTCGGGCGGTCAAAAGCAGCGAGTCGGGATTGCCCGTGCGCTCGCTACGAATCCAGAAGTGCTCCTCTGCGATGAAGCGACGAGCGCGCTCGACCCGAAGACGACCGACTCGATTCTCGAGTTGCTCGTCAGCATCAACAAGAAACTCGGACTGACGATCGTGCTCATCACGCACGAGATGCACGTCATCCAAAAGATTTGTCACCGTGTCGCGGTCATGGAAGCAGGGAAAGTCGTCGAGATCGGTCAAGTCGCCGACGTGTTCCAACACCCGGAACAACCGATCACGAAAGAGTTCGTCAAACAGATCGGCGCCGTCGACGACATGTCGCTCACGTTCGAACATTTGAAGGCGCGCTATCCGAGCGGTCAAATCGTCAAGCTGAAGTTCTTGAACGAGACGGCCGAACAACCGATTCTCTCAGACGTCTTGAAGACGCACGATATCGGGTTCAACATCATCGGCGGGAACGTGACGCAGTCGCAAGTCGGCGCGCTCGGGACGCTATTTATTCAACTGATCGGAGAGCCGGCTGAAGTCGAGCGGGCCATCGCCTCAATCCGATCGCAGGCAGTGGAAGTGGAGGTGGAGAACGATGTTTCCTAA
- a CDS encoding IS3 family transposase (programmed frameshift), with translation MARSRHSIEQKLSALRMMEEETYTWKEIEEAHDVSEHTLRVWKVKFETGGIDALKESRTWKLYTKEQKIAAVRDYLDGVTMVEVLSRHQISSRSVLYRWIKKYTSHSELTDSRKGMDRAMTKGRKTTFEERMEIVRYCLDNGRNYQQTAEIFALSYHQVYGWTKKYDADGVHGLEDRRGRTKQEEELTNEEKLERRIQQIERENERLRAENLFPKKVRGDREERLISQIRLQLRYMAIEEMSTTDTFPVVLLCEIAQVSRAAYYKWLKRTVSVREEENLGLLEDIRLLYDQVNGTYGYRRLTMTINRRRRQHGLPAYNEKRIYRLMRIHEIRSVIRQKRKRHKKSSPQHVAENLMNREFSASRPDEKWCTDVTEFKYGAGKKAYLSAIIDLYDGSIVAYRIGKSNNNALVFQTMIPAIAGLRSGASPMIHSDRGFQYTSRGFKRMVEDAGLTHSMSRVGRCLDNAPIEGFWGTLKVEMYYLREFQAYSELTSAIEAYISFYNHDRFQKRLNGLSPVEYRTQAA, from the exons ATGGCGAGAAGTCGGCATTCAATCGAACAAAAACTGAGTGCACTACGGATGATGGAAGAAGAAACATATACGTGGAAGGAAATCGAGGAGGCCCATGACGTCTCTGAGCATACCCTCCGGGTGTGGAAAGTGAAATTCGAGACCGGCGGAATCGACGCCTTGAAGGAGTCGAGGACATGGAAACTGTACACAAAGGAACAGAAAATAGCGGCCGTACGTGACTATCTCGATGGGGTCACCATGGTGGAAGTCCTCTCCAGACATCAAATCAGTAGTCGTTCGGTTCTATATCGGTGGATCAAGAAGTATACTAGTCATAGCGAGTTAACAGATTCGAGAAAAGGGATGGATCGAGCTATGACAAAAGGGAGAAAGACCACATTCGAGGAACGCATGGAGATCGTCAGGTATTGCCTGGACAATGGACGGAACTATCAACAGACGGCCGAGATATTCGCCCTGTCGTACCACCAGGTCTACGGCTGGACGAAAAAATATGACGCCGACGGCGTGCACGGGCTCGAGGACCGGCGCGGACGGACGAAGCAAGAAGAGGAACTGACCAACGAAGAGAAGCTCGAACGTCGCATCCAACAGATCGAGCGGGAGAACGAGCGCCTGCGGGCCGAGAACCTGTTCC CTAAAAAAGTTAGAGGAGATCGAGAGGAGAGGTTGATCAGCCAAATCCGGCTACAATTACGTTACATGGCGATCGAGGAAATGTCGACGACCGACACGTTCCCGGTCGTGCTCCTGTGTGAAATCGCGCAGGTCTCACGGGCCGCCTACTACAAATGGTTGAAGCGTACCGTCTCGGTACGCGAGGAGGAGAACTTGGGCTTACTGGAGGACATCCGTCTCCTCTATGACCAGGTGAACGGGACCTACGGCTATCGACGGCTCACCATGACAATCAACCGCAGACGACGTCAACATGGCCTGCCGGCATACAATGAGAAGCGGATCTATCGTCTCATGCGCATCCATGAGATCCGTTCGGTCATCCGCCAGAAACGAAAGCGGCATAAGAAATCGTCACCGCAACATGTGGCCGAGAACCTGATGAACCGGGAATTCAGCGCGTCCCGACCGGACGAGAAGTGGTGCACCGACGTCACCGAGTTCAAATATGGCGCCGGGAAGAAGGCGTATCTGAGCGCGATCATCGACCTCTATGACGGCTCGATCGTCGCCTATCGCATCGGGAAATCCAACAACAACGCGCTCGTCTTCCAGACGATGATCCCAGCCATCGCGGGGCTCCGTTCAGGAGCGAGTCCGATGATCCATAGCGACCGAGGGTTCCAATATACCTCGAGAGGGTTCAAACGCATGGTGGAAGACGCGGGGCTGACCCACAGCATGTCCCGGGTCGGACGTTGTCTCGACAACGCCCCGATTGAGGGTTTTTGGGGTACCCTGAAAGTCGAGATGTACTATTTGCGTGAGTTCCAGGCCTACAGCGAACTCACATCAGCCATCGAGGCCTACATATCGTTCTACAACCATGATCGTTTCCAGAAACGACTAAACGGCTTGAGCCCTGTCGAATACAGGACTCAAGCCGCCTAG
- a CDS encoding cysteine desulfurase → MIDASIRKQFPILDQEINGHPLVYLDSAASSQKPLAVIEAIEEYYRRNHSNVHRGVHTLGTQATDAYEGARERVRSFINAAAVEEIIFTRGTTTAINLVTSSYGDANVSAGDEIVLTPMEHHANLIPWQQLAKRKGATLRYVELTPDGRVTLDAVRAVLSDRTKIVAMSHVSNVLGTINPIQEIATLAHEKGAVMVVDAAQSAPHRKLDVQALDCDFLAFSGHKMLGPTGIGVLYGKKALLKKMEPVEFGGEMIDYVDLYESTWKDIPYRFEAGTPIIAGAVGLAAAIDFLEDLGLENVEAHERALASYAIEQMKTIEGIEIYGPEERVGLVTFNLNDVHAHDLATVLDMQGIAVRAGHHCAQPLMRLLKQSSTARASFYLYNTREEVDRFIEGLRQTKEYFNYEF, encoded by the coding sequence ATGATTGATGCCTCGATTCGTAAACAATTTCCGATTTTAGATCAGGAAATCAACGGTCATCCGCTCGTCTATCTCGACAGTGCGGCGAGCTCGCAAAAACCGCTGGCTGTCATCGAGGCGATCGAGGAGTATTATCGCCGCAACCACTCGAACGTGCACCGTGGCGTCCATACGCTCGGAACGCAGGCGACAGATGCGTATGAAGGGGCGCGTGAGCGCGTCCGTTCGTTCATTAATGCCGCTGCCGTCGAAGAGATCATCTTCACGCGCGGGACCACGACGGCGATCAACCTCGTGACGTCAAGCTACGGGGACGCTAACGTCAGCGCAGGAGACGAAATCGTCCTCACGCCGATGGAACACCACGCGAACCTCATTCCGTGGCAACAGCTCGCCAAACGTAAAGGGGCCACGCTCCGTTACGTTGAGTTGACGCCGGACGGTCGCGTCACGCTCGACGCGGTCCGCGCCGTCTTGTCGGACCGGACAAAAATCGTCGCCATGAGCCACGTCTCGAACGTGCTCGGTACGATCAACCCGATTCAAGAAATCGCGACGCTCGCCCACGAAAAGGGTGCCGTCATGGTCGTCGATGCGGCGCAAAGCGCACCGCACCGTAAACTTGACGTGCAAGCGCTCGATTGTGACTTCCTCGCCTTCTCAGGCCATAAGATGCTCGGTCCGACCGGGATCGGCGTCTTATATGGGAAGAAAGCACTCTTGAAAAAAATGGAGCCGGTCGAGTTCGGGGGCGAGATGATCGACTATGTCGACTTGTATGAGTCGACGTGGAAAGACATCCCGTACCGTTTCGAAGCCGGGACACCAATCATTGCCGGAGCCGTCGGTCTCGCTGCAGCCATCGACTTTTTAGAAGACCTTGGTCTTGAGAACGTTGAGGCGCACGAACGGGCACTCGCGTCGTACGCCATCGAGCAGATGAAGACGATTGAAGGCATTGAGATATACGGACCGGAAGAGCGGGTCGGGCTCGTCACGTTCAACTTGAACGACGTCCACGCCCACGACCTTGCGACCGTTTTGGACATGCAAGGCATCGCCGTTCGGGCCGGCCATCATTGCGCTCAGCCGCTCATGCGTCTCCTGAAGCAATCATCGACAGCCCGGGCGAGCTTCTACTTGTACAATACGCGAGAAGAAGTCGACCGCTTCATCGAAGGGCTGCGTCAAACGAAGGAGTATTTCAACTATGAGTTTTAA
- a CDS encoding MetQ/NlpA family ABC transporter substrate-binding protein → MKSWKTVLGLTAASALTILAACGGDSESGAGDDKTLVIGASNVPHAEILEHVKDEYEAKGYKLEITKFQDYVLPNKTLADGELDANYFQHEPYLESQMAENKDYKFASAGGVHIEPIGVYSQDYASLDELPDGAEIIMSSSVADHGRILTMLQSEGLITLAEGKTVEATVADIVDNPKNLTFKTNVEAALLPQAYNNGEGDAVLINTNYAIDAGLNPLEDAIALEGEDSPYVNLIVTREGDEDDERVKALLEVLTSEETQQWILEEYKGAVVPVNQ, encoded by the coding sequence ATGAAATCATGGAAAACAGTACTCGGTTTAACGGCAGCATCAGCACTCACAATTCTCGCGGCTTGCGGCGGGGATTCAGAATCAGGCGCAGGCGACGACAAGACGCTCGTCATCGGTGCATCGAACGTCCCGCACGCGGAGATTTTGGAGCACGTCAAAGATGAATATGAAGCAAAAGGCTACAAGCTTGAAATCACGAAGTTCCAAGACTACGTCCTCCCGAACAAGACGCTCGCGGACGGCGAGTTGGACGCGAACTACTTCCAACACGAGCCATACCTCGAGTCACAAATGGCTGAAAACAAAGACTACAAATTCGCTTCAGCCGGCGGCGTCCACATCGAGCCGATCGGTGTCTACTCACAAGACTACGCCTCACTCGATGAACTTCCGGACGGTGCGGAGATCATCATGAGCTCATCGGTCGCTGACCACGGCCGGATCCTCACGATGCTTCAATCGGAAGGCTTGATCACGCTCGCTGAAGGCAAGACGGTCGAAGCGACAGTTGCCGATATCGTCGACAACCCGAAAAACTTGACGTTCAAGACGAACGTCGAGGCGGCCCTCCTCCCGCAGGCGTACAACAACGGAGAAGGCGACGCCGTTCTCATCAACACGAACTACGCGATCGATGCCGGGCTCAACCCGCTTGAAGACGCCATCGCACTCGAAGGCGAAGATTCACCATACGTCAACTTGATCGTCACACGTGAAGGTGACGAAGATGACGAGCGCGTCAAAGCACTCCTTGAGGTCCTCACGTCAGAAGAGACACAGCAGTGGATCTTAGAGGAATACAAAGGTGCCGTCGTACCGGTCAACCAATAA
- the sufD gene encoding Fe-S cluster assembly protein SufD: MTVQFELDAQALSARAEALGGPAWLVNRRKEAAELAPTLALPKVEKIKIDKWDFTSGDVELSKLDGLTPEIEALLGDHRTNVLVERNGHVVYNELQLPEGVLFMGIQQAMDQHPELVEKYFMTEGVRVDEERLSALNAALMNGGAFLYVPKNVQVKDPLQAIFTMEQANSTLYHHTIIVADEGSEVTYIESFLSNTNDPHTVNAVTEVFVGANAKVVFGGVDQLAESALTFMNRRGVVYENARLDWALGHMNDGNSVVETKTHLVGDNTFSDTKAVTIGRGAQKQNFNIRTDHFGKSSEGFILIHGVQKDSATAIFSGTSMIHHGASKSNGVQTERVLMLSEKARGDANPILLIDEDDVMAGHAASVGRVDDIQLYYLMSRGLSRQEAERLIIHGFLNPVVEQLAIESVKDRLREVIEGKVR, encoded by the coding sequence ATGACCGTACAATTTGAATTGGATGCACAAGCATTGTCGGCACGTGCAGAGGCGCTCGGAGGACCAGCATGGTTGGTCAACCGTCGTAAAGAAGCAGCAGAACTTGCGCCGACTCTCGCCTTGCCTAAAGTTGAAAAGATCAAGATCGATAAATGGGATTTCACGAGCGGAGACGTTGAACTGTCGAAGCTTGACGGACTCACGCCTGAAATCGAGGCACTCCTTGGAGATCACCGTACGAACGTGCTCGTTGAACGCAACGGTCATGTCGTTTATAACGAACTCCAATTGCCAGAAGGTGTCCTCTTCATGGGCATCCAACAAGCGATGGATCAACATCCGGAACTCGTTGAGAAGTATTTCATGACAGAAGGCGTACGTGTCGATGAAGAACGTCTATCGGCGCTTAACGCGGCCTTGATGAACGGCGGCGCTTTCTTGTACGTCCCAAAAAACGTCCAAGTGAAAGACCCGCTTCAGGCAATCTTTACGATGGAACAAGCGAACAGCACACTTTATCACCACACGATCATCGTCGCAGACGAAGGCAGTGAAGTGACATATATCGAGAGTTTCCTCTCGAACACGAACGATCCGCACACGGTGAACGCTGTGACAGAAGTGTTCGTTGGTGCGAACGCGAAAGTCGTCTTCGGTGGCGTGGATCAGCTCGCTGAATCTGCCCTCACGTTCATGAACCGTCGCGGTGTCGTCTATGAGAACGCGCGCCTTGACTGGGCGCTCGGTCACATGAACGACGGCAACTCGGTCGTCGAGACGAAGACTCATCTCGTCGGCGACAACACGTTCTCGGACACGAAAGCCGTCACGATCGGTCGTGGCGCACAGAAACAAAACTTCAACATCCGGACGGACCATTTCGGTAAGTCGTCAGAAGGATTCATCTTGATTCACGGTGTCCAAAAAGATTCGGCGACAGCCATCTTCAGCGGGACGTCGATGATTCACCACGGGGCTTCGAAGTCGAACGGTGTTCAGACAGAGCGCGTCTTGATGCTCTCTGAAAAAGCACGCGGTGACGCGAACCCGATCCTCCTCATCGACGAAGACGATGTCATGGCCGGTCACGCCGCTTCAGTCGGTCGTGTCGACGACATTCAGCTCTATTACTTGATGAGCCGTGGTCTTTCGCGCCAAGAAGCGGAACGTTTGATCATTCACGGATTCTTGAACCCGGTCGTCGAGCAACTCGCGATCGAGTCGGTCAAAGACCGTCTCCGTGAAGTCATCGAAGGGAAAGTGCGTTAA